The following are encoded in a window of Saccharothrix longispora genomic DNA:
- a CDS encoding MFS transporter codes for MTASPVRQDWGVTPPRPEDQSRRYPWEDDEYKPRTRPYPTPGTPPPPDPPGRGPSRRAPRPDRDPGARGAPVRAPRDRRPESWYGDDERSEEARFAPPPDERPTAPTLPKKLTVTRVAWFRTRELSGKALATFRRAAHADGAKQSGLSSLTYAVMLNYAADAAMAVALANTLFFSAASGESRGKVALYLLITVAPFALVAPVIGPALDRVQHGRRVALAASCALRVLLSIVMATNFDNWGLYPAALGSMVLSKSFTVLKSAITPRVLPRDITLSKTNARMTVFGLAAGGVFGAFAAGFANLFGSPGALWFTAVLSAVNAYYCLRIPSWVEVTEGEVPATLRAGPGKPDRPPKRKRQPLGRTVVVSLWANGTIRMLTGFLMLFSAFVVRAQTEGDAFKQLLLLGVIAAAAGVGSFLGNAVGARLHFGSPDGVVIGCLTAVLVTAVVAAVLPGLTTAAAVGLVGATASSLAKVSLDAVIQDDVPDESRASAFGRSETILQLGWVFGGALGVLLPTEYWIGFTVLSVLLALGLAQTVQTRRGTSLVPGLGGDRPLRPGPVAPRPGT; via the coding sequence GTGACCGCGTCCCCGGTGAGGCAGGATTGGGGCGTGACGCCCCCTCGGCCGGAAGACCAGTCGCGGCGGTACCCGTGGGAGGACGACGAGTACAAGCCGCGCACCCGGCCGTACCCGACCCCCGGGACCCCGCCGCCGCCCGACCCGCCCGGCCGGGGCCCCTCGCGCCGGGCACCGCGACCGGACCGCGACCCGGGGGCGCGGGGCGCGCCGGTACGGGCGCCGCGCGACCGCCGCCCGGAGTCCTGGTACGGCGACGACGAGCGGTCCGAGGAGGCGCGCTTCGCCCCGCCGCCGGACGAGCGGCCGACCGCGCCGACCCTGCCGAAGAAGCTCACCGTCACCCGCGTCGCCTGGTTCCGCACCCGCGAGCTGAGCGGGAAGGCGCTGGCCACGTTCCGCCGCGCCGCGCACGCCGACGGCGCGAAGCAGTCCGGTCTGTCCTCCCTCACCTACGCGGTGATGCTGAACTACGCCGCCGACGCCGCCATGGCCGTCGCGCTCGCCAACACCCTGTTCTTCTCCGCCGCCTCCGGCGAGAGCCGCGGCAAGGTCGCCCTCTACCTGCTGATCACGGTCGCGCCGTTCGCGCTCGTCGCACCGGTCATCGGGCCGGCGCTCGACCGCGTCCAGCACGGCAGGCGGGTCGCGCTCGCGGCGTCGTGCGCGCTGCGGGTGCTGCTGTCGATCGTGATGGCGACGAACTTCGACAACTGGGGCCTGTACCCGGCGGCGCTGGGCAGCATGGTGCTGTCCAAGTCGTTCACCGTGCTCAAGTCCGCGATCACGCCGCGCGTGCTGCCGCGCGACATCACGCTGTCCAAGACCAACGCCCGGATGACGGTGTTCGGCCTGGCCGCGGGCGGTGTGTTCGGGGCGTTCGCGGCCGGCTTCGCGAACCTGTTCGGCTCACCCGGCGCGCTGTGGTTCACCGCCGTGCTGAGCGCCGTCAACGCCTACTACTGCCTGCGCATCCCGTCGTGGGTGGAGGTCACCGAGGGCGAGGTGCCCGCGACGCTGCGGGCCGGTCCGGGGAAGCCGGACCGGCCGCCGAAGCGGAAGCGGCAGCCGCTGGGCCGCACGGTCGTGGTGTCGCTGTGGGCCAACGGCACGATCCGGATGCTCACCGGTTTCCTGATGCTGTTCTCCGCGTTCGTGGTGCGCGCCCAGACCGAGGGCGACGCGTTCAAGCAGCTCCTGCTGCTGGGCGTGATCGCGGCGGCGGCCGGTGTCGGCAGCTTCCTCGGCAACGCCGTCGGCGCGCGCCTGCACTTCGGCTCGCCCGACGGCGTCGTCATCGGCTGCCTCACCGCGGTCCTGGTCACGGCGGTGGTGGCGGCGGTGCTGCCCGGCCTGACCACGGCGGCGGCCGTCGGCCTGGTCGGGGCCACGGCCAGCTCGCTGGCGAAGGTCTCGCTGGACGCGGTGATCCAGGACGACGTGCCGGACGAGTCGCGGGCCTCGGCGTTCGGCCGGTCGGAGACCATCCTCCAGCTCGGCTGGGTGTTCGGCGGGGCGCTCGGCGTGCTGCTGCCGACCGAGTACTGGATCGGGTTCACCGTGCTGTCGGTGCTGCTCGCGCTGGGTCTCGCGCAGACCGTGCAGACCCGCCGGGGCACGTCGCTGGTGCCCGGCCTCGGCGGCGACCGGCCGCTGCGCCCCGGCCCCGTCGCGCCCCGTCCCGGCACGTAG
- a CDS encoding cold-shock protein: MPTGKVKWYDSEKGFGFVTQDGGEDVYVRKSALPPGVEGLKAGQRIEFGMAEGRRGPQALSVRLVDPAPSVAEARRRPAEELHGLVEDMIKLLETKVQPELRRGRYPDRKNTKLIAEVVRAVARELDP; the protein is encoded by the coding sequence GTGCCGACCGGCAAGGTCAAGTGGTACGACTCGGAAAAGGGCTTCGGCTTCGTCACGCAGGACGGTGGCGAGGACGTCTACGTGCGCAAATCCGCGCTGCCCCCCGGCGTCGAGGGCCTGAAAGCCGGTCAGCGCATCGAGTTCGGCATGGCCGAGGGCAGGCGCGGGCCGCAGGCGCTGTCGGTGCGCCTGGTCGACCCCGCCCCGTCGGTGGCCGAGGCGCGCCGCCGTCCCGCGGAGGAGCTGCACGGCCTGGTCGAGGACATGATCAAGCTGCTGGAGACGAAGGTGCAGCCCGAGCTGCGCCGCGGCCGCTACCCGGACCGCAAGAACACCAAGCTGATCGCCGAGGTGGTCCGGGCCGTCGCGCGGGAGCTCGACCCGTAG
- a CDS encoding TetR/AcrR family transcriptional regulator gives MTELTRALLLAAADLVAARGSRGLRMADVASRAGVSRQSVYNEFGNKDRLVQAVALFKAGEFLDGVRERFRAAPDPVEGLRLGLGFAFALAVEDPLARSVFTGANAEDLLPLLTTRGQPVLALATSVFAQHIGAHWPALPAARVRLTAETVVRLALSHLLTPSRHFPPGSRRVEAVVAVAEALLREP, from the coding sequence GTGACGGAACTCACCCGCGCCCTGCTGCTGGCGGCCGCGGACCTGGTGGCGGCGCGCGGTTCCCGCGGCCTGCGCATGGCCGACGTCGCCAGCCGGGCGGGCGTGAGCAGGCAGAGCGTCTACAACGAGTTCGGCAACAAGGACCGGCTGGTGCAGGCGGTGGCCCTGTTCAAGGCGGGCGAGTTCCTCGACGGCGTGCGCGAGCGGTTCCGCGCCGCCCCAGACCCGGTGGAGGGGCTGCGGCTCGGCCTCGGGTTCGCCTTCGCGCTGGCCGTCGAGGACCCGCTGGCCCGGTCCGTGTTCACCGGGGCGAACGCCGAGGACCTGCTGCCGCTGCTCACCACCCGCGGCCAACCGGTCCTGGCGCTCGCCACCTCGGTGTTCGCGCAGCACATCGGCGCGCACTGGCCCGCCCTGCCCGCCGCGCGCGTGCGCCTGACCGCGGAGACGGTCGTGCGCCTCGCGCTCAGCCACCTGCTCACGCCGAGCCGGCACTTCCCGCCGGGCAGCCGCCGGGTCGAGGCCGTGGTGGCGGTGGCGGAGGCCCTGCTGCGCGAGCCGTGA
- a CDS encoding DUF2771 family protein: protein MRRVPLAVVPLLALAACAAPRNPEVTFYADGHAVDVGPSQYCDLQSENCDVDPNALGVLRVRPGKPVQISVPGELAETAWSVKFTYRDGAGVPQEPLRSKLFTSREPRYAYTLALPDPEARLESVEVQQYGARIEASTTGAFDFVARGTWVLKVEER from the coding sequence GTGCGCCGAGTACCGCTTGCCGTCGTCCCGCTGCTGGCCCTCGCCGCCTGCGCGGCCCCGCGGAACCCCGAGGTGACCTTCTACGCCGACGGGCACGCGGTGGACGTCGGCCCGTCGCAGTACTGCGACCTCCAGTCGGAGAACTGCGACGTGGACCCGAACGCCCTGGGCGTGCTGCGGGTGCGGCCGGGGAAGCCGGTGCAGATCTCCGTGCCCGGCGAGCTGGCCGAGACCGCGTGGTCGGTGAAGTTCACCTACCGCGACGGCGCGGGCGTGCCGCAGGAACCGTTGCGCAGCAAGCTGTTCACCTCGCGCGAGCCGCGGTACGCGTACACGCTCGCGCTGCCGGACCCCGAGGCCCGGTTGGAGAGCGTCGAGGTGCAGCAGTACGGGGCGCGCATCGAGGCGAGCACCACCGGCGCGTTCGACTTCGTGGCGCGCGGCACCTGGGTGCTCAAGGTCGAGGAGCGCTGA
- a CDS encoding glutaminyl-peptide cyclotransferase has translation MRWFLVVAVLVLSAACGAPPGGPGEASGPAPTGYEVLGTLPHDTGAFTQGLELVDGVLYEGTGLEGRSSVRRIDPDTGEVERRVDLPGPLFGEGITVVDDRLWQLTWRDGVAIERDRDTLEEVRRVTYEGEGWGLCRDGDRLVMSDGTDELVFRDPGTFAETGAVRVSRDGRPVTELNELECAGGQVWANVWQTDEVVRIDPADGRVVATYDLAGLRPAGVPATDVLNGIAAVPGTDEFLLTGKNWPTVFRVRFTGG, from the coding sequence GTGCGGTGGTTCCTCGTGGTGGCGGTCCTCGTCCTGTCGGCGGCGTGCGGCGCGCCGCCGGGCGGCCCCGGCGAGGCGTCCGGACCCGCCCCGACGGGCTACGAGGTGCTGGGCACGCTGCCGCACGACACGGGCGCGTTCACGCAGGGGTTGGAGCTGGTCGACGGCGTGCTCTACGAGGGCACGGGCCTGGAGGGGCGGTCGTCGGTGCGCCGGATCGACCCGGACACGGGCGAGGTGGAGCGGCGCGTCGACCTGCCCGGCCCGCTGTTCGGCGAGGGCATCACGGTCGTCGACGACCGGCTGTGGCAGCTCACCTGGCGGGACGGCGTGGCCATCGAGCGGGATCGCGACACCCTCGAAGAAGTGAGGCGCGTCACCTACGAGGGCGAGGGCTGGGGCCTGTGCCGCGACGGCGACCGGCTGGTGATGAGCGACGGCACCGACGAGTTGGTGTTCCGCGACCCCGGCACGTTCGCCGAGACCGGCGCGGTGCGGGTCAGCCGCGACGGCCGGCCGGTGACCGAGCTGAACGAGCTGGAGTGCGCCGGCGGGCAGGTGTGGGCGAACGTGTGGCAGACCGACGAGGTCGTCCGGATCGACCCCGCCGACGGCCGCGTCGTCGCCACCTACGACCTGGCGGGGCTGCGGCCGGCCGGCGTGCCGGCGACCGACGTGCTCAACGGCATCGCGGCCGTGCCCGGCACCGACGAGTTCCTGCTCACCGGCAAGAACTGGCCCACGGTCTTCCGGGTGAGGTTCACCGGGGGCTGA
- a CDS encoding HAD family hydrolase: MPLTVGFDLDMTLIDPRPGMAAVMDAVAAESGYPLDGAHFAANLGPPLDMVYRGFGVPEEDVPALVDRFRALYPEVVIPATVALPGAAQALAAVRELGGTTLVVTAKYRKNAALHLAAFGWEVDHLFGELWSTGKAEALKAHGAAVYVGDHVGDVRGAKAAGAVAVGVVSGPCAADELTAEGADVVLPDLTGFPDWLRANADRLSAGAASSPAPR; this comes from the coding sequence GTGCCGCTGACCGTGGGATTCGACCTGGACATGACGCTGATCGACCCCCGGCCCGGGATGGCCGCCGTGATGGACGCGGTGGCGGCCGAGTCCGGCTACCCGCTCGACGGCGCCCACTTCGCGGCCAACCTCGGTCCGCCGCTCGACATGGTCTACCGCGGCTTCGGCGTGCCGGAGGAGGACGTCCCGGCCCTCGTCGACCGGTTCCGCGCGCTGTACCCGGAGGTGGTGATCCCGGCGACGGTGGCGCTGCCCGGCGCCGCGCAAGCGCTTGCGGCCGTGCGCGAGCTGGGCGGGACGACGCTCGTGGTGACCGCCAAGTACCGCAAGAACGCCGCGCTGCACCTGGCCGCGTTCGGCTGGGAGGTGGACCACCTGTTCGGCGAGCTGTGGTCCACCGGCAAGGCCGAGGCGCTCAAGGCGCACGGCGCCGCGGTCTACGTGGGCGACCACGTGGGCGACGTGCGGGGCGCGAAGGCTGCGGGCGCGGTGGCGGTCGGCGTGGTGAGCGGGCCGTGCGCCGCCGACGAGCTGACCGCCGAGGGCGCGGACGTCGTGCTGCCCGACCTGACGGGCTTCCCGGACTGGCTGCGCGCGAACGCCGACCGGCTCAGCGCCGGGGCCGCTTCGAGTCCCGCACCGCGCTGA